One stretch of Vulpes lagopus strain Blue_001 chromosome 12, ASM1834538v1, whole genome shotgun sequence DNA includes these proteins:
- the MPO gene encoding myeloperoxidase encodes MLLLLALAGLLAILAVPQHSESANPAVLEEVETTVVMTCMEEAKRLVDTAYKERRESIKQRLHSGLASPMELLSYFKQPVAATRTAVRAADYLHVALSLLEGKLRPLWPRPFNVTDVLTPAQLNLLSKSSGCAYQDVGLKCPENDRYRSITGHCNNRRSPTLGASNRAFARWLPAEYEDGFSLPYGWTPGVKRSGFPVPLARAVSNAIVRFPTEQLTPDQERSLLFMQWGQLLDHDLDLSPEPAARVSFVTSVNCEISCEQQPPCFPLKIPPNDPRIKNQRDCIPFFRSSPACTDSNITIRNQINALTSFVDASMVYGSEDPLATRLRNLTNQLGLLAVNTRFSDNGRALLPFDNLHDDPCLLTNRSAGIPCFLAGDTRSSEMPELTSMHTLFLREHNRLATELRRLNPRWDGERLYQEARKIVGAMVQIITYRDYLPLVLGPLAMRKYLPRYRCYNDSVDPRISNVFTNAFRYGHTLIQPFMFRLDNRYQPMGPNPRVPLSRVFFATWRVVLEGGIDPILRGLMATPAKLNRQNQIVVDEIRERLFEQVMRIGLDLPALNMQRSRDHGLPGYNAWRRFCGLPQPSTVGELATVLRNLDLAQKLMKQYGTPDNIDIWMGGVAEPLEPRGRVGQLLACLIGTQFRKLRDGDRFWWENRGVFSSQQQQALARISLPRIICDNTGITTVSKNNIFMSNMFPRDFVNCSTLPALDLTSWRDSN; translated from the exons ATGCTGCTGTTGCTGGCCCTCGCAGGGCTCCTGGCCATTCTGGCTGTGCCCCAGCACTCTGAGAGTGCCAATCCAG CTGTTCTGGAGGAGGTGGAAACCACAGTGGTAATGACCTGCATGGAAGAAGCCAAGCGACTAGTGGACACAGCCTACAAGGAGCGGCGGGAGAG CATCAAGCAGCGGCTTCACAGTGGCCTGGCCAGCCCCATGGAACTCCTGTCCTACTTCAAGCAGCCGGTAGCAGCCACCAGGACAGCTGTGAGGGCTGCTGACTATCTGCACGTGGCCCTGAGCCTGCTGGAGGGGAAGCTGCGGCCTCTGTGGCCGCGGCCCTTCAATGTCACTG ATGTGCTGACCCCCGCCCAGCTGAATCTGCTGTCCAAGTCGAGCGGCTGCGCCTACCAGGACGTGGGGTTGAAGTGCCCGGAAAACGACAGGTACCGCAGCATCACCGGGCACTGCAACAACAG ACGCAGCCCCACGCTGGGAGCCTCCAACCGCGCCTTTGCGCGCTGGCTGCCCGCGGAGTACGAGGACGGCTTCTCGCTGCCCTACGGCTGGACGCCCGGGGTGAAGCGCAGCGGCTTCCCGGTGCCCCTG GCGCGCGCCGTCTCCAACGCCATCGTGCGCTTCCCCACGGAGCAGCTGACCCCGGACCAGGAGCGCTCGCTCCTGTTCATGCAGTGGGGCCAGCTGCTCGACCACGACCTCGACCTGAGCCCGGAGCCGGCCGCCCGGGTCTCCTTCGTCACGAGTGTCAACTGCGAGATCAGCTGCGAGCAGCAGCCGCCCTGCTTCCCGCTCAAG ATCCCACCAAATGACCCCCGCATCAAGAACCAACGTGACTGCATCCCCTTCTTCCGCTCCTCCCCAGCCTGCACTGACAGCAACATCACCATCCGCAACCAAATCAACGCGCTCACCTCCTTCGTGGACGCCAGCATGGTGTACGGCAGCGAGGACCCTCTGGCCACTAGGCTTCGAAACCTGACCAACCAGCTGGGGCTGCTGGCTGTCAACACCCGCTTCAGCGACAATGGCCGGGCCCTGCTGCCCTTTGACAACCTGCATGACGACCCCTGCCTCCTCACCAACCGCTCTGCAGGCATCCCCTGCTTCCTGGCAG GGGATACCCGCTCAAGTGAGATGCCCGAGCTCACCTCCATGCACACGCTCTTTCTGCGGGAGCACAACCGGCTGGCCACAGAGCTCAGGCGCCTGAACCCCCGCTGGGATGGAGAGAGGCTCTACCAGGAAGCCCGCAAGATTGTGGGGGCCATGGTCCAG ATCATCACTTATCGGGACTACCTGCCCCTGGTGCTGGGGCCACTGGCCATGAGGAAGTACCTGCCGAGGTACCGCTGCTACAATGACTCGGTAGACCCTCGCATCTCCAACGTCTTTACCAATGCCTTCCGCTACGGCCACACCCTCATCCAACCTTTCATGTTCCGCCTGGATAACCGGTACCAGCCCATGGGGCCCAACCCCCGCGTTCCACTCAGCAGGGTCTTCTTCGCTACCTGGAGGGTAGTGCTGGAAG GTGGCATTGACCCCATCCTGCGGGGCCTCATGGCCACCCCTGCCAAGCTGAATCGCCAGAACCAGATTGTGGTGGACGAGATCCGGGAGCGGCTGTTTGAGCAGGTCATGAGGATTGGGCTGGACCTGCCTGCTCTGAACATGCAGCGCAGCCGGGACCACGGCCTCCCAG GGTACAATGCCTGGAGGCGCTTCTGCGGCCTCCCTCAGCCCAGCACTGTGGGTGAGCTGGCCACGGTGCTCAGGAACCTGGACCTGGCACAGAAGCTGATGAAGCAGTATGGCACGCCCGACAACATTGACATCTGGATGGGTGGGGTGGCTGAGCCCCTGGAGCCCAGAGGCCGTGTGGGCCAGCTCCTCGCCTGCCTCATTGGGACCCAGTTCCGGAAGCTCCGAGATGGTGACCG